CGCCCAGCGCGTGCCCGATCATCGACTTGGTGGACGAGACGGCCAGCCGGTCCGCGTGCGCGCCGAAGACGGAGCGGATGGCCCGCGTCTCCGCCAGGTCGCCCACGGGGGTGGAGGTGCCGTGCGCGTTGATGTACGTCACTTCCTCCGCCGCGATCCCCGCGCTGCGCAGCCCGCGCTTCATGGCCAGCGCCGCGCCCGCGCCGTCTTCCGGCGGCGCGGTGATGTGGAACGCGTCCGCGCTCATCCCGAACCCGATGATCTCCGCCAGGATGGGTGCGCCGCGCTCCTGGGCGGATTCCAGGTCCTCCAGGATCAGGATTCCGCCGCCCTCGCCGTGCACGAATCCGCTCCGCTTCGAGTCGAACGGGCGCGACGCCGTCTCGGGCGAGTCGTACGTGGTGGCGAGCGCGCGGGCGGCCGCGAAGCCCGCGTAGGAGATGGGCGTGAGGCACGCTTCCGTGCCGCCGGCCAGCATCATCCGGGCGTCGCCGCGCTGGATGGCGTGGAACGCCTCGCCGATCGCGTGGTTGCTGCTGGCGCACGCGCTCACGGGCGCGTAGCTGGGGCCGCGCGCACCCGTGCGGATGGCGATCTGCCCGCTGGCCAGGTTGATGATGCTGGCGGGGATGAAGAAGGGCGACACGCGGTTGAGGCCCTTTT
This DNA window, taken from Longimicrobium sp., encodes the following:
- the fabF gene encoding beta-ketoacyl-ACP synthase II; amino-acid sequence: MARRVVITGVGMVTALGNNAADTWEGVKAGRSGVGPLTKCELPGIAPEIAIAGEVKNFAPEPVLDRKDARRMDWFIQYAIVAADDAMRSAGFSGLQPVPDPDETGTIVGSGMGGLISIMETSDMAREKGLNRVSPFFIPASIINLASGQIAIRTGARGPSYAPVSACASSNHAIGEAFHAIQRGDARMMLAGGTEACLTPISYAGFAAARALATTYDSPETASRPFDSKRSGFVHGEGGGILILEDLESAQERGAPILAEIIGFGMSADAFHITAPPEDGAGAALAMKRGLRSAGIAAEEVTYINAHGTSTPVGDLAETRAIRSVFGAHADRLAVSSTKSMIGHALGGSASIEAGVCALALREGIIPPTINLTSPDPECDLDYVPNTAR